The DNA sequence CTTTGACCCTGTCAAAAGCCATCTGACACTCTTTTGACCAACgaactttgtttggttggttcttCTTTGTGAGTTCTACCAGGGGGGACACAATAGACGCGAAGCTTGGGACATAGCGCCTATAGAAACTGATGAGCCCTACCAATGAccggacttgtttctttgtggttggGACAGAGACATTCAAGATTTTGGACACTTTGGAGGGAACTGGACGCATGCTACCCTCCCCAACTATGTGACCCAAAAACTCAATAGAGTCAAACCCTGCCTCTACTTTCGACGGTCTCACAGTCAACCCATGTTTTCCCAGTTCTGTCAACAGTCCGTCAAGTGCCTCTAGATGCTCACACCAGTCTTCCGTGGCTACaagtacgtcatcaaagaaatgaacAGATTTGAACCTATCCAGatccaacatcttcatcatcctcGCGAAAGTACTTGGTGCTGTACTCATTCCGAACGGCATCTTCTTGAACTGATATAGACCTTGAGGGGTACGAAAAGCCGTTTTTGCTCGATCAGACTCTGCCATCGGAATTTGCCAATAGCCCTTAGCCAGATCAATCTTCGTGAAATGCTGCCTGCCCTGCAATGAAGCAAACAGAACTTCCGGATCCGGTATTGGCTCAGCGTCAAACTCCGTAATCTTATTGAGGTGTCTGAAATCGATGCAAAAACGAGTACTTCCGTCCTTCTTCTTGACTAGAACAATAGGAGACGAGAACGGAGAAATAGACGGCTCTATTACGTCTAGATCTAACATCTTTTTCACTTCTTCTTCAACCACTTCCTGAGACTCAAATGGTAACGGATACTGTTTCACATTGACCACAGCACCTTCAGGAATCCTCACCATATGCTGCACTAGGTCACAAGTACCAGGCAAATCCGTCATTTTGTCCTGATGCTTCTGAAACACCGcctgcactttttgttttgcctgcatAGACAAGTCAGGACTATAGACCACATCATCTACATTCTCAGTCTGAACTGTAGGAACTGACTGTAGTTTGACTTTCTGAATGTCTACCTCCTCTACTGCACTGGACCCACTGATCACTCCCAATGAGGCAACAACTGGGTTCTGACCAACATCTTCATTCCTAGACACATACTCCCTGAGCAAGTTGACATGGTACACTTTCTCGATCCCAGGTGAAATTTCTACAACGTAATCACATTGATTCAGTCTTTTGATCACCTGAAATGGACCTCGCCAGCGTAGTATCATTTTGTTCTTCTCAGTTGGAAGTAAGACTAAGACTTTCTTTCCAGCGAGTATCATTCTTGGCTTCTGAGATCTGTATGATCTGTTCTTCTTTGATACATTCTGAACAGCCTTCTGTGCTCTACTAACACTGTCAGCCAAGACCTCTTTCAAATCCTGCACATACTGTGACACTGGAACCTGCTGATTCTCCCGACTGCTATCGGTCCACGCATGATACAGCAGTTCCGACGGTCCTTTTGGGTTTCTACCGTACAGAAGTTCAAAAGGTGAGTACCCTGTAGACTCCTGTGGGATTTCTCTGTATGCGAACAACGCAAAAGGCAAATATCTATCCCAATCCTTAGGTCTATCTGCCATCAACTTCTTCACCATGGATTTCAAAGTTCCATTGAACCTTTCACAGAGACCATTCGTCTGGGGATGATAAGGAGTCGTGTGCAACTGCGATACCGATATCAATCTCATCACCTCTCGCATGACATCAGATGTGAATTGTGTACCTAGATCTGAGAGAACCTCATCTGGTAAACCCGTCCGGGTGAAAATGCCCAACAAAGCTTCCGCTACTGCTTCTGTGGTCGTTGATTTCAAGGGTACTGCTTCCGGATAGCGTGTCGCAACATCCACCAACACCAAAGCGTACTGATGACCACGAGCTGACACTGGTTTAATCGGACCAATCAGATCAATGCAAACTCGGGAAAATGGGACTTCTATCACAGGCAGTGGTTGCAAAGGTGCCGAAGGAACTCTACCTTTGGGAAAGGTTTTCTGACAGATATCACATGATCTGCAGTAATCCTTGATCGACTGCCGATAACCGGGCCAAAAGAAGAATGCGGACACCCTTTTGAACGTACTGTTCGCGCCTAAATGACCACCAAACAAACCGTCATGGGCAGTGATCAAAACCGACTCGCGCAAGCGTTCAGGAACAACTAGCTGCCAAACCACTTCATCGTTGACCTTGGAGTAGTACTTTCGACATAACAACTGGTCCCTCACAACAAACGACACCACACAACCAGACGACTCTTCCGATTTTCCTTGGCCAACTTTCTCGAACAGATCATGCAACGTTTTGTCATCCTTTTGCATTTTGGACAGTTTATCAGCATTGATATCAAGTTGGGGAACTTTAGCGGTCAACAGCGGTCTAAAAGGACGTTCTTCTCTAGCTTTTTGACCTCTTGTCTGGACTGCGCTAGTAACctcgacacatccaaatgtacatCCCTGTATTCTTcccaaaatgacgtcacataCTGGATTGTCGATCACACATGCCTCAACACTTCCAGAAAAGTATGGTGTATCCAGACTCACAATCGCAATGGGTAACCGAACTAAATCCCCACTGAACTGTCTACACACCTGTACCTTCCCAGTAAACTGATCATCTCTCACTAGGGACTTCCTGACCCCAACCGTGGAACACCCACTATCCAACATGACCGTGACCTCACTACCATTTAAGGTACCTTCACATGTCTGAATAGACTCGGGAAGTTCATCACTACCTGAAAATCCTACTGACGCCACAGACTGCTCGTCTTCACTACAGCTGGACTCTTCAACAGTGACAACGGATACTGAAGCAGTATGCATTTTTTTGGGACAATCTGCCAACTTGTGCGAAGTATCTTGACACCACCAACACTTCCTCTGATAGTTCTGACCACCTCTACCTCTACCAGATTGACTAGCACCTCTGCCACCCTTATTATCAGGAGAGCTTTGTTCTGTCGGTGGGTTTGTGTCAGCCTGACTATTCTTCTTAGAAAACCTGTGACCACCTCGACCACCTGACCCTGAATGACCTCCTCTCCCACTTGGAAGACCGACATTAGCCAACAGAGGATCACTAGAACCTTTTGCTGCTAGGTTTTGACTAGGATGTGCTTCCCTGTATCTTTCAGCTGCGTCTATCATGGTTTGAGCGGTAGTATGCTTGTCTTCTTTCAGAAAAGTAACCAGAGACGACGCACAACTAGACAGAATCTGCTCTCTGAGCACCAAGTCACAGAGCAAAGCGAAATCTGTGCCAACTCCAGCCATATCTGTCCATCTAGTAAAAAATCTTCTCATGCGGGAGAAAAAGACATGCATGGTTTCACCTGATTCAGGTTTGCATGAGCGAAACTGCGTTCTGAAACCTTCTTCAGTACATTTGAATCTCTTCAACAAATGCGCTGACAGTTTGGCATAGTCATTAGTATCTTCTACTGGTAACTCTTGAAAATAATTCAGAGCACGACCTCTGAGTAGAGTAGGCAAAATCAAAGCCTTCTCATCCTTTGACCACTTCAAGCTAGCTGCGTGCTTATCGAAGCGATACAGATAACTCTCAATGTCATCTGATTTATCATCAAAATAGGGAATCTTGGGACGATTGGCCAACTTATTCTTGCTTGCTTTTTCAACCAACTCGTCTGCTCGCAACTTTGCCTCCCTGTTCGCCTTTTCTTCTTCAATATCGAGACGACGATTTTCAATCTTAGCTTGTtcagctaactctctctctttaagctcACGTGCAGCAGCGAGTTCTTTTTCTTGACGAAGATTTTCAATCTTAGCTTGTtcagctaactctctctctttaagctcACGTGCAGCAGCGAGTTCTTTTTCTTGAAGAGCAATATCATTTTCTCTTTTCCTTCTTGCTGCTCTTTCCTCACGCAAATTATCCTCCACATACTTGTTCAGTGATGCACCATCTTTTCCTAAggcttcaccctccaccttaaACTGCGCTATCAAAGCTTGAACCTCTTCTTGAGATGCCATCGTGAACAAACCGCTATCACTTAAGCAAACTATGACTATCCTCTACATAGAATGCTAGAGGGCAACACCAAGACTTAGCTTTGACTAACGTGAACACAATAGTCCACTAAACTTTAGAATTTACCTGACTTCCTCAAGTTCAGTACTAAAGTGACACAGTCTAGGAAACCGATCAACCGAACTACAAGGGGAAACAATCAATACATTTGAAACTAGGCTCCGCTCAAAAACTTGGCCTAGAAACTAGACACACCCCCATTCCCAAACACTTATGAATCAAGGCATTGCTGACCCACAACTATTTACAAACTGTGTACACGTAAAAGGGAAAAATGATGTGTCATGTATTATTCACTTGTAGGTAAAACTAACCTACAGGGCGCTTCGTGTAAAgtagggggaaaaaaaataaccTACTCACAAGCAAGAACCAACACTCAGAGAGACAAATTAttctcaaaaatatatagaatgttaacttgagtgtcagataagcaAATGACTCACTCCTGTCCAAAATATGTCGCTCAGTCAGGCACAGGATGCATCCGTCCACAGACCAAGGAACTCCCTTCACAGGCAGATGACAAGGATGTCCATCCTCCAGACTGCATGCATCAGCATCTGCGCAAAACCAAACAACACTTCAGCTCTACAAGTCAATAATATAAAATAAGCCTAACTGCACTCAAGGGAACGCaccaaaaaaaattaattaatcttcaaaaattttccaattaatacaaccgCAAGCTCGCCAATGTGAGAGATTcgaaataaagaagatccgtaattatccttattaatctccttccagattctttatatgtgcacacacacacacacagtcaatcatctgactcccgctcagaagtttaggaaagcagagagaagattagaagaatttgtagtctttcaccaactcattctttccaaacaatagccaatggtttaattagaacatacaaattggtttgtttctgacatagcaaatatcaactcattcctcaaattctcaaatactttcttgcttacaataatcaattcatgaccttttgaaactcattcattcattgtcaacgtcagaacatatttacaaggacaagaaagcaaataaacaaaacataacttttacgttatgtagaggtgacgatgtagctagccttcaaccttacggcctccatcgcaccctcgccactctggcaccaccccgcacaagtcagactggggcggcctgttacaaaatataacaccctactgtaacaactaacaatattcaaaaacacaccaaccgagcacaagaaaattatacaattccgaaattattcaagtacacaagtcatgtccgcgcatacaaaagaaatgttcaagttcacacaaaactagcaaagtacctcatcttccaatatggcggcatcCATACAACATtccaagtcatcccggcaatgtttcccggttccaaggttgacatcaaaagcaagagcaggttttctcatccgagagcccaggtcgaatgactttcaattgtcaggcagtttacaatcacaactcacaaaatcaggcggttgcgattataacgcgaacaactcgcacagttgtaaattcacgtgccgcgaacccagtttgaccgtccgtagctaaccatggaattttactgaactgttaaaagtttccactctcaaagttaaaccactcctgacaacctctttgtattacaaaaagcactagttatatcccttcaactataaacaccataaccgccattcattacagtggtaaaatgacacatggcctatgaaatgtcgcaaaaatgggatgggggtaaaatgggataacggcgaaacgggattgcgccaaaatgggaagtggagctaatggtacctgacatggtggtaaaatgaca is a window from the Littorina saxatilis isolate snail1 linkage group LG10, US_GU_Lsax_2.0, whole genome shotgun sequence genome containing:
- the LOC138977921 gene encoding uncharacterized protein, with the translated sequence MASQEEVQALIAQFKVEGEALGKDGASLNKYVEDNLREERAARRKRENDIALQEKELAAARELKERELAEQAKIENLRQEKELAAARELKERELAEQAKIENRRLDIEEEKANREAKLRADELVEKASKNKLANRPKIPYFDDKSDDIESYLYRFDKHAASLKWSKDEKALILPTLLRGRALNYFQELPVEDTNDYAKLSAHLLKRFKCTEEGFRTQFRSCKPESGETMHVFFSRMRRFFTRWTDMAGVGTDFALLCDLVLREQILSSCASSLVTFLKEDKHTTAQTMIDAAERYREAHPSQNLAAKGSSDPLLANVGLPSGRGGHSGSGGRGGHRFSKKNSQADTNPPTEQSSPDNKGGRGASQSGRGRGGQNYQRKCWWCQDTSHKLADCPKKMHTASVSVVTVEESSCSEDEQSVASVGFSGSDELPESIQTCEGTLNGSEVTVMLDSGCSTVGVRKSLVRDDQFTGKVQVCRQFSGDLVRLPIAIVSLDTPYFSGSVEACVIDNPVCDVILGRIQGCTFGCVEVTSAVQTRGQKAREERPFRPLLTAKVPQLDINADKLSKMQKDDKTLHDLFEKVGQGKSEESSGCVVSFVVRDQLLCRKYYSKVNDEVVWQLVVPERLRESVLITAHDGLFGGHLGANSTFKRVSAFFFWPGYRQSIKDYCRSCDICQKTFPKGRVPSAPLQPLPVIEVPFSRVCIDLIGPIKPVSARGHQYALVLVDVATRYPEAVPLKSTTTEAVAEALLGIFTRTGLPDEVLSDLGTQFTSDVMREVMRLISVSQLHTTPYHPQTNGLCERFNGTLKSMVKKLMADRPKDWDRYLPFALFAYREIPQESTGYSPFELLYGRNPKGPSELLYHAWTDSSRENQQVPVSQYVQDLKEVLADSVSRAQKAVQNVSKKNRSYRSQKPRMILAGKKVLVLLPTEKNKMILRWRGPFQVIKRLNQCDYVVEISPGIEKVYHVNLLREYVSRNEDVGQNPVVASLGVISGSSAVEEVDIQKVKLQSVPTVQTENVDDVVYSPDLSMQAKQKVQAVFQKHQDKMTDLPGTCDLVQHMVRIPEGAVVNVKQYPLPFESQEVVEEEVKKMLDLDVIEPSISPFSSPIVLVKKKDGSTRFCIDFRHLNKITEFDAEPIPDPEVLFASLQGRQHFTKIDLAKGYWQIPMAESDRAKTAFRTPQGLYQFKKMPFGMSTAPSTFARMMKMLDLDRFKSVHFFDDVLVATEDWCEHLEALDGLLTELGKHGLTVRPSKVEAGFDSIEFLGHIVGEGSMRPVPSKVSKILNVSVPTTKKQVRSLVGLISFYRRYVPSFASIVSPLVELTKKNQPNKVRWSKECQMAFDRVKEILSSEPLVRLPDFSRPFTVRSDASSTGIGAALMQPDDDDVLHPVLYASRKLLERETRYSTVERECLALVWAVDKFHRYLFGSHFFVETDHRPLTYLRQSKTANGRLLRWALSLQEYSFTVVPIPGVRNFEADVLSRLTK